Genomic segment of Paenibacillus polymyxa:
TGAGGCCTATGAGACGTTGGGCGAGGAACGTTTTGACCTGCTGTACGATTGTGCCAAGTATATTTCGGCTGGAGCCAATCATCGTCGATCCCAGTTGTTTGCAGATGCGACGCTGGGTAAGCTCAAACGGAGTGAAATGGAAAAATCAGTGGAGGACAAGCGAAACAAAGACCATTTGCTGACCTACAGTCTGATTCCACTTGCTCAGCCGCCTGAACCAGATATACGCGAACGTTATGATTTTATCCAGAGGTTTCTGGAACAAAGCAAAAAATTCGGGGCACAGCGTAAGTCCAGTGAGGCACTCGTTTCACGGATTGCGCTCGGGAATTTGGCACGTAACGCAGGCTATGATGACGTAACCCGTCTCGTATGGGACATGGAAGCTCGTAAGCTGGATGATCTTCGGTCTTATTTTGAGCCACATGCTTTGGACGAGGCTACAACGGTGCAGCTCGTCATTGATACTGAAGGAGCGGCAGATATTGAAATTGTCAGCAAAGGCAAGACGCTGAAATCCATTCCGGCTCGTTTCAAGAAGGATGAGTATGTTACGTCGCTGAAGGAGCTTAAAGGAGATCTAGTGGATCAGTACCGCAGAGCTCGCAAAGAATTGGAACGCTCTATGGAGTCTGGTACGACCTTTATGGTGAAGGAATTGAGAGGATTGCTGGGTAATCCTGTGCTTGCTCCGTTGGTGCGGACACTGGTGTTCAAGGCTGATGATCACCTCGGATATTTTAATGAGGAAACGTTGGTATTGACGGCTCCTTTTGCTGAACAGCATACTATAGGAGAAGAGGACAAGCTGATTATTGCCCATCCCCTTCATTTGTTCGAAAGTGGTCGTTGGAGCGACTTCCAGAAGGACTTATTCGACCGCCAGATACGCCAGCCATTTAAGCAGGTGTTCCGTGAGCTGTACTTGCTGAATGCTGATGAACGTGCAAATGCGACCGTTTCCCATCGATATGCAGGACACCAGGTACAGCCGAATAAAACGGTATCCCTATTGAAAGGTCGCCAATGGACAGTCAGCTATGAGGACGGACTTCAGAAGGTGTACTATGCTGAGAACCTGATTGCGAACCTGTATGCCATGGCGGACTGGTTCTCACCAGCGGATACCGAGGCTCCTACACTGGAGACAGTGCAGTTCTTTGATCGGACAACGTATAAGAGCGTACCGTTGAACGAAGTTCCTCCTGTTCTGTTCTCCGAAGTTATGCGGGATGTGGATCTGGTCGTCAGTGTTGCCCATGTAGGTGGCGTTGATCCAGAGGCCAGTCTGACGACCATTGAAATGCGTAGGGTTATTGTGCAGGAATCACTTCGCCTGCTGAAAATTAGCAATGTACGCTTGGATGGGAATTATGCACGTGTAGATGGGACTCTTGGCGAATATGCTGTGCATCTGGGAAGCGGGGGTGTCTACAAGCAAGCGAAGGGAGCACTGCATATTATCCCGGTGCATTCGCAGCATCGTGGACGCATCTTCCTGCCGTTTCTGGACGAGGACCCAAGAACAGCTGAGATTCTATCCAAAGTTGTGTTGTTGGCCGAGGATCAGAAGATCAAGGACCCGCAAATTCTTACACAGCTTCAAGCGTAGAATAAAATTCTGATATATATAGATTCATAATTAACTCAACGTTCGCACCTAAACAATGATTTCGCATCCTCGACTGTGTAGGTGGAAACTTAGTTTAGTTGCGGAGGTTGAGTTATTTAATATTGAGCGTGCATCAAGCGCGAATAAGGAGATATGGGTAATATTTTAGGTTCTGTGGTTTGATAGGAATCTAACAGTATAACAATTGACGATCATAGGAGAACACAACGATGTTTAAAAGTATCTTTCTAAAAGAGTACTCAACTGAGTATCAATCACAAGTTGTTGATTTAATTTTACATATTCAAAAAGATGAATATGATATCGCCATAACCAAAGAAGATCAGCCAGATTTGCTTGATATTGAAAACTTTTATCAGCGTGGTAACGGCAACTTCTGGGTGGCTCTTAGTGAAGGAAACGTAGTAGGGACTATAGCTTTGTTAGATATTGGGAACCGTAAGACAGCACTCAGAAAGATGTTTGTAAAACAAAACTATAGAGGTAAAACATTCAATGTTTCGAATCAATTATTGCATCATGCCATAGGATGGGCTAGGGAAAGGTCTATTGAAGAAATCTATCTTGGAACAACACCACAATTCGTAGCAGCTCATCGTTTTTATGAGAAGAACGGCTTTGTTAGTATAGCTCCTGGAGAATTGCCGATTGGTTTTCCGGTCATGAAAGTGGATAAAAAGTTTTACAGATACGTCATTCAATAATGGGTATAAATGAAGATGCTGCTAGGCCACAAAAGAAACCGTCGTCTAGCAGATGCTTCTTTTGTTTAGGACAGGCGTTTGCTAGAATAAAAGGGTATGTTGTAAGTCAACGTTAACCAAATTGCTGGGAGGGACACACGTATGAGCAAAAAGATTAAATGGGGAATTGTCGGCACAGGCTGGATCTCAGATCAATTTGTGGCGGATTTGGCGCATGTTACGAATGGAGAAGGGTATGCTGTTGGATCACGCACTATTGAAAGCGCTACCGAATTTGCAGCTAAGCATCAAATATCAAGGGCTTACGGGAGCTATGAGGAATTAGCACAAGATCCCGAGATAGATGCTATTTACGTAGGGACTCCTCATCCTTTTCATAAAGAGAATGTTCTGATGGCTCTTCGGGCGGGCAAAGCAGTCTTGTGTGAGAAACCCTTCACCGTCAATAGCAAAGAATTGGAGGAAATGATCGGCTTTGCACGTGAGCGTAAGCTATTCCTGATGGAAGCAATGTGGACACGTTTTTTGCCTCCGATTCGCCAAGTGCGGGAGTGGATACATGCGGGACACATTGGTGAGGTAAAGCTGGTTAAGGCGGAATTTGGTTTTCGGGTAGATTGGAACCCGGAGGGGCGGCTTTTGAACCCTGAGCTGGGCGGAGGTGCTCTATTAGATGCAGGGATTTATCCGGTTTCTTTTGCTTCAATGGTCTTCGGCCCTGAACCTGAGCATGTATGGAGCACTGCTCATATCGGAGAGACAGGCGTTGACGAGACATTTTCGATCTTGCTGGATTATGGAAAAGGACGCACGGCTATGCTTAACGGGGCAGTCCGTCTCGGATTGACGAATGAGGCATACATCCATGGAACAAAGGGCTATATCCACATTCCGTCATTCCTGAACAGCACATCGGCTACTTTAGTTGTGGACGGTGAAGAGGCACAAAACTTTCAGGATGACCGATCCTCTACAGGCTATGCCTTTGAAGCAGAAGAAGTCGGGCGTTGCTTGAACGAAGGCTTGCTCGAAAGTTCTACTATTTCTTTGGATGAATCATTAGGAATTATGAAACTGATGGATCAGATTCGTTCACAGTGGGGGCTTCGGTATCCGTTTGAATAATCATATTAATTCCAGGGACCTTTCAGGTTCTCTGGAATTTTTTGTTTGTGGGCGTTTTTTTATACCAGGATTTTGCAAAATTCGATTCCAATCGCTCCGAAGTGCAATATATAGACGAACTAAACCATTCCGATCATACATAATTATTTCCAATTCCCAAATAGCGACTTTGGTCGCACGATAGGTAACGCCATATGAGTCAATCAAGAGTGGGACATATGAATCATTTTTTGTGATTTAAATTAGTTAAAAAATAGTCATTAAAAAGTTACAAAAGTGTAATTTTATTATCAGTTAACTGAATTGTGAGCGCTCTCTTTTTATGGAGAAGAATGAAGGTCCTAGTGCCGTACTTCCAAAAACTTTCAATGAAATTTTCGAAAATGTACGGTAGGGTGGTAAACGTGTCACTTGAGCCATTGCGGCTTTTGCTGACTTGCTTGCTTATCCCGTGGCTCTCGATTCTTGTCGGAGCTCGCAGGATCGAGAGCCTTTGCAAGCCTGTGAGAGTTGAATAGGCATTCACCTTATGACCTAACATCAAGGAGGAATTACAAACGTGAAAGTGAAATCAACATGGTTGTTCCGTATGGTGATGATGACAGTTATCGCGGCTGTTGTGATCGGACCTATGAATATTGCAGGAGCGGCAGGAAGCCAGACAGATCGGCCTTGGATGAACACGGCCCTGTCGGCTGAGAAACGGACAGCGTTGCTGCTGCAAGAAATGACGCTGGAAGAAAAAATAGATTTGGTGACTGGTAAGGTCAACAATTACTATGGATTTTATAATAATTCGATGGGGCGGTTGGGTATTCCGGCGCTGACGATGGCAGATGGACCTGCGGGTGTGCGCATCGCCAATCCAGATGTGCAGGACAAGCAATCTACTGCGTTGCCTGCTCCAATTGCGTTGGCTGCAACGTGGGATACCCAAGCTGCCAAACAGTATGGTGATTTGATCGGAGACGAGGCTTTTAATACAACTCATAATGTTGCGCTTGGACCGGGGATGGATATTGCCCGTATTCCATGGGGATCGCGAAACTTTGAATCTATGGGTGAGGACCCGCTACTGCAATCGCAAATGGCGACCGCTTATGTCAAAGGTATACAAAGCCACCCTGTTTTGGCGACTGCGAAACATTACCTTATGAATAATCAGGAAACGGAGCGCTTCACGACGAATGTCAAAGTCAGTGACCGTGCGTTGCATGAGATTTACATACGCCCGTTCCAAGAAGTCATCGCCAAGGCAGATTTGGGAGGGGCCATGTGCTCCT
This window contains:
- a CDS encoding GNAT family N-acetyltransferase — encoded protein: MFKSIFLKEYSTEYQSQVVDLILHIQKDEYDIAITKEDQPDLLDIENFYQRGNGNFWVALSEGNVVGTIALLDIGNRKTALRKMFVKQNYRGKTFNVSNQLLHHAIGWARERSIEEIYLGTTPQFVAAHRFYEKNGFVSIAPGELPIGFPVMKVDKKFYRYVIQ
- a CDS encoding Gfo/Idh/MocA family protein, yielding MSKKIKWGIVGTGWISDQFVADLAHVTNGEGYAVGSRTIESATEFAAKHQISRAYGSYEELAQDPEIDAIYVGTPHPFHKENVLMALRAGKAVLCEKPFTVNSKELEEMIGFARERKLFLMEAMWTRFLPPIRQVREWIHAGHIGEVKLVKAEFGFRVDWNPEGRLLNPELGGGALLDAGIYPVSFASMVFGPEPEHVWSTAHIGETGVDETFSILLDYGKGRTAMLNGAVRLGLTNEAYIHGTKGYIHIPSFLNSTSATLVVDGEEAQNFQDDRSSTGYAFEAEEVGRCLNEGLLESSTISLDESLGIMKLMDQIRSQWGLRYPFE